From the Synergistaceae bacterium DZ-S4 genome, one window contains:
- a CDS encoding prepilin-type N-terminal cleavage/methylation domain-containing protein, translating to MPREKLGVFSKKRAFTLVELLIAVMIIGILAGMMLMSAGSATDSAKAARIISDLRNMKAAALMYWADNRSWPRWFYAGEAYHDSYGKALPSKYSDLTKQGDGYILVAMQGKQDSTVYAAADVSKLDPGVRKVLEKKSKESSLYGGDLADMPNLTLEGVVASPYQAGHEAVITIISK from the coding sequence ATGCCACGAGAAAAACTTGGAGTATTTTCAAAAAAGAGGGCCTTTACCCTTGTGGAACTCCTTATAGCAGTGATGATCATAGGAATACTTGCAGGTATGATGCTCATGTCGGCGGGATCTGCGACTGACTCCGCAAAGGCCGCAAGGATCATATCGGACCTCAGGAACATGAAAGCCGCGGCGCTCATGTACTGGGCGGATAACAGGAGCTGGCCAAGATGGTTTTATGCCGGAGAAGCCTACCACGATTCTTATGGTAAAGCTCTACCCTCAAAGTACAGTGATCTCACAAAGCAAGGAGACGGCTATATTTTGGTAGCAATGCAAGGAAAACAAGACTCCACCGTTTATGCAGCTGCCGATGTTTCCAAACTTGATCCGGGGGTAAGAAAAGTACTTGAGAAAAAATCAAAAGAATCGTCTCTTTACGGAGGAGATCTTGCCGATATGCCAAATTTGACTCTGGAAGGTGTAGTCGCTTCACCCTACCAAGCCGGGCATGAAGCAGTTATTACAATAATCAGCAAATAA
- a CDS encoding aconitase/3-isopropylmalate dehydratase large subunit family protein, whose protein sequence is MGKTAIVKIMERAAGKPVKVGDRVWCKIDWSTARDFGGANCVLQFEKEMGADAKVWDPDKIAFTFDLQAPSHSEKVSANQKIIREFAKKQGIKRVFDINYGIGQHVMLEAGMIKPGDVVLGTDSHMNLLGGVGAFATGVGNSDIAASWINGTNWFRVPETMKIEVTGKFQKGVCMRDLLTHIVGDLGAGGMDFLAVEFTGETIENSTLADRITLCSMVTEMSGKVPIIMPNGEVLKWLVERAGPEVEQRVKELSADADAEYCKVLKYDVTNLEPLASCPDAPDNVKPVREVAGAVVDQVHIGSCSNGRFEDIKAAYDVLMAGGGKVSPKVRTIITPSTTEVQLACAKAGMIEKFLEAGIVFTNPTCALCTAEHYGALPSGDVGCSTTNRNFIGKVGKGSHTYLMSPMSAMATAVKGVITDPRDILG, encoded by the coding sequence ATGGGCAAGACAGCAATAGTCAAGATCATGGAGCGGGCAGCAGGTAAACCCGTAAAAGTTGGAGACCGCGTATGGTGCAAAATAGACTGGTCGACCGCACGTGACTTCGGCGGAGCAAACTGCGTACTGCAGTTCGAGAAGGAAATGGGAGCTGACGCAAAAGTATGGGATCCTGATAAGATCGCATTTACTTTTGACCTCCAGGCACCTTCACACTCTGAGAAGGTTTCCGCAAACCAGAAGATAATCCGCGAATTCGCAAAGAAACAGGGCATCAAACGCGTATTCGACATCAACTACGGCATCGGACAGCACGTAATGCTTGAAGCCGGAATGATCAAACCCGGAGATGTGGTCCTCGGGACAGACAGCCACATGAACCTCCTTGGCGGAGTAGGCGCATTTGCGACAGGCGTCGGCAACTCAGACATCGCAGCCTCCTGGATCAATGGTACCAACTGGTTCCGCGTTCCAGAAACGATGAAGATCGAAGTTACGGGAAAGTTCCAGAAGGGTGTCTGCATGAGAGACCTCCTCACACATATCGTCGGAGATCTCGGTGCCGGCGGCATGGACTTCCTCGCGGTCGAGTTCACAGGCGAGACGATCGAAAACTCGACCCTTGCAGACCGCATAACCCTCTGTTCAATGGTAACGGAGATGAGCGGAAAAGTTCCTATCATCATGCCGAACGGCGAAGTCCTGAAGTGGCTCGTCGAGCGAGCCGGACCGGAAGTTGAGCAGAGAGTGAAAGAGCTTTCGGCAGACGCCGATGCAGAGTACTGCAAGGTCCTCAAATACGACGTCACCAACCTCGAACCCCTTGCGTCATGCCCGGATGCCCCGGACAACGTGAAGCCGGTCAGGGAAGTTGCAGGAGCAGTAGTAGACCAGGTCCATATCGGATCATGCTCTAACGGACGTTTTGAAGATATCAAGGCAGCCTACGATGTCCTCATGGCAGGCGGCGGCAAGGTCAGCCCGAAGGTCCGCACGATAATCACTCCCAGCACGACCGAAGTGCAGCTTGCATGCGCAAAGGCTGGAATGATCGAGAAGTTCCTCGAAGCAGGCATCGTATTCACCAACCCGACATGCGCACTCTGCACAGCGGAGCACTACGGAGCCCTCCCCAGCGGAGATGTCGGATGCTCGACCACTAACCGCAACTTCATAGGCAAGGTAGGCAAAGGAAGCCACACTTACCTTATGAGCCCCATGTCTGCAATGGCAACCGCAGTCAAAGGCGTCATCACAGACCCCAGGGACATTCTGGGCTAG
- a CDS encoding YbaN family protein: MQKTEKNIPDSRESDRIKKALLITAGVFSLVLGGIGVFLPLLPTTPFVLLAAGCFAGSSPDMHRWLCRSRFFGEYIENYRTNAGVSKSVKIRAILFLWAGLGLSAAAVHKPLVRIILAVVGVCVSTHLVMMKTKVENEEIC; encoded by the coding sequence ATGCAAAAGACAGAGAAAAATATCCCAGATAGCAGAGAATCGGACAGAATAAAGAAGGCGCTTCTGATCACTGCAGGAGTTTTCTCACTGGTGCTTGGAGGCATCGGAGTCTTCCTCCCGCTTCTTCCGACAACGCCATTTGTGCTGCTTGCAGCCGGATGTTTCGCAGGGAGCAGCCCTGATATGCACAGGTGGCTCTGCAGGTCGCGCTTTTTCGGAGAGTATATAGAGAATTATCGGACAAACGCAGGAGTCAGCAAGTCAGTAAAAATCAGGGCGATCCTTTTCCTTTGGGCAGGTCTCGGTTTGTCCGCGGCAGCTGTGCATAAGCCGCTTGTCCGGATAATTTTGGCTGTAGTCGGGGTTTGTGTAAGCACTCATCTGGTCATGATGAAGACAAAAGTTGAGAACGAGGAGATCTGTTGA
- the leuD gene encoding 3-isopropylmalate dehydratase small subunit (catalyzes the isomerization between 2-isopropylmalate and 3-isopropylmalate in leucine biosynthesis) — MSEILKGRAWVFGDDVDTDLIYHNKYLAETDPKNMPQYAFEYYPGKEHFAKEVKPGDFVVAGKNFGCGSSREHAVYCIEYSGIPVVLAETCSRIYYRNAINNGYPVLFVKGISDAIKEGKINDGDQLEVELSTGTIKDVTSGHEFHGDAVSDLENDIMQAGGLMEYLKAQAAAKK; from the coding sequence ATGAGCGAAATTCTCAAGGGCAGAGCGTGGGTATTCGGTGACGACGTCGATACTGACCTCATCTACCACAACAAGTATCTTGCCGAGACAGACCCAAAGAACATGCCTCAGTATGCGTTCGAGTACTACCCCGGCAAAGAGCATTTTGCCAAGGAAGTAAAACCAGGAGATTTTGTGGTCGCCGGAAAGAACTTCGGATGCGGCTCAAGCCGTGAGCACGCGGTCTACTGCATAGAATACTCCGGCATTCCTGTAGTACTTGCCGAGACATGCTCACGTATCTACTACCGCAACGCCATCAACAACGGCTATCCTGTCCTCTTTGTAAAGGGCATCTCAGATGCCATCAAAGAGGGAAAGATCAATGACGGAGACCAGCTTGAAGTTGAACTTTCAACGGGTACCATCAAGGATGTGACCAGCGGGCATGAATTCCACGGCGATGCGGTCAGCGACCTTGAAAACGACATAATGCAGGCAGGCGGCCTTATGGAATACCTCAAGGCCCAGGCAGCTGCGAAGAAATAA
- a CDS encoding 1-acyl-sn-glycerol-3-phosphate acyltransferase has protein sequence MLYQLTRFIVSIYFTLYHRLSVSGKEKIPKDIPVIVASNHASYLDPPLVGYTFCPRVLKFVAWEKLFKFPLFGAYLRRMGAVPVTPEDKNSSAALLRMIMGFIHDGYSVYICPEGHRTEDGTLQPLEGGVAILSLKTGAPVVPAWAGGTFRAMSPHMKYPRPRKLYVVYGDPIFPSQIPQELNDKEKRKFILDKIEEFFVAMDAKDREKYPR, from the coding sequence ATGTTATACCAGTTGACAAGGTTTATAGTCTCAATATATTTTACCCTTTATCACCGCCTTTCGGTCAGCGGGAAAGAGAAAATACCCAAAGACATACCCGTAATAGTTGCGTCGAACCATGCAAGTTACCTGGATCCCCCGCTGGTCGGCTATACCTTCTGTCCACGGGTGCTCAAATTCGTTGCATGGGAAAAGCTTTTCAAGTTCCCTCTTTTCGGAGCATATCTGAGGAGAATGGGAGCAGTTCCTGTCACGCCTGAGGATAAAAACAGCTCTGCAGCTCTCCTTAGGATGATCATGGGATTCATACATGACGGATACAGCGTCTACATTTGCCCCGAGGGACACAGAACAGAGGATGGTACGCTCCAGCCCCTTGAAGGCGGGGTCGCCATTCTTTCGCTCAAGACCGGAGCGCCTGTTGTGCCTGCATGGGCCGGAGGCACTTTCAGAGCAATGTCTCCCCACATGAAATATCCCCGTCCGAGAAAGCTCTATGTGGTTTACGGAGATCCCATCTTCCCTTCACAGATACCTCAGGAGCTGAATGATAAGGAAAAACGTAAATTCATTCTTGATAAAATAGAAGAATTTTTCGTGGCAATGGATGCAAAAGACAGAGAAAAATATCCCAGATAG
- a CDS encoding DUF502 domain-containing protein, with protein sequence MSKLTSLGVITMESNKEPKDRETAAGSKLGRVAKDFFLGCIAFIPLAVFVFIFYYLILLFKALGRMIFGLTESVETTVAATMIIVIMLIYTGRKLRRKEKWFLNFVDQVISKIPVVGGWYSTFQDMVQTFTTGAGERGYLGTARVPCGEGYMIGFVTKKETEEDGSSTVTVFVPTSPNPTTGLVLFFPEERVKFVDMTPEKAFTKIISLGMKS encoded by the coding sequence ATGAGCAAATTGACAAGTCTTGGAGTGATCACGATGGAGAGCAATAAAGAACCAAAGGACAGAGAGACCGCTGCCGGGTCAAAGCTGGGAAGGGTAGCCAAAGATTTTTTCCTCGGATGTATCGCGTTCATCCCACTGGCAGTATTCGTGTTCATCTTTTATTACCTCATACTGCTTTTCAAGGCCCTTGGCAGAATGATCTTCGGGCTTACGGAGTCGGTGGAGACTACGGTCGCAGCTACGATGATCATAGTGATAATGCTGATCTACACCGGCAGAAAGCTTAGGAGAAAAGAGAAGTGGTTCCTGAATTTTGTCGATCAGGTCATCTCAAAGATCCCGGTAGTCGGCGGCTGGTATTCGACTTTCCAGGATATGGTCCAGACCTTCACGACCGGAGCAGGCGAGAGAGGATATCTCGGAACGGCGAGGGTACCCTGCGGGGAGGGCTACATGATAGGCTTTGTCACGAAAAAGGAGACTGAGGAGGACGGAAGTTCTACTGTCACTGTATTTGTTCCCACCTCTCCCAACCCGACAACAGGCCTTGTCCTGTTTTTCCCCGAGGAAAGGGTCAAATTTGTAGATATGACGCCTGAAAAGGCCTTCACAAAAATAATATCGCTCGGCATGAAATCCTGA
- a CDS encoding FadR family transcriptional regulator, whose translation MIETQVSRGTRIYEKVVEKLKESISKGEILPGDPLPSERQLMDDFGVSRSSLREAFRVMELLGLIESVPGKGRFVRHPKPPAEDEKNIRLEDSAVLELMEARRILDPAIAAESAMRATSSDLTRLLRVLTSTEKRLGDPNQRAQSDFDFHLALAEATHNFVFVNITRMNFDLIMATHDKIYNLLDDKEAFLAEHREMYEAILDHNVELAREMASNHIDRIYKTLHKGIAAQ comes from the coding sequence ATGATCGAAACTCAAGTCTCACGGGGGACCCGTATATATGAGAAGGTTGTAGAAAAATTAAAGGAATCCATTTCAAAGGGAGAAATACTTCCGGGAGATCCGCTTCCTTCGGAAAGGCAGCTCATGGATGACTTCGGCGTCAGCAGGAGTTCCTTGAGGGAGGCCTTCAGAGTCATGGAACTGCTGGGGCTGATCGAATCGGTCCCTGGAAAGGGCCGTTTTGTGCGCCACCCCAAACCCCCCGCAGAAGACGAAAAAAATATTCGCCTTGAGGACTCTGCAGTGCTTGAGCTTATGGAGGCCCGGAGGATCCTCGACCCCGCAATAGCGGCCGAAAGCGCAATGAGGGCAACTTCATCTGATCTGACAAGGCTGCTGCGGGTGCTGACCTCCACAGAAAAGAGACTGGGAGATCCAAACCAGAGGGCTCAGTCGGATTTTGACTTCCACCTTGCGCTTGCGGAGGCGACACATAATTTTGTCTTCGTAAACATAACCAGGATGAATTTTGATCTGATAATGGCTACTCACGACAAGATCTACAACCTCCTGGATGACAAGGAAGCCTTCCTCGCCGAACACCGTGAGATGTACGAGGCTATTCTCGACCATAACGTTGAACTGGCCAGAGAAATGGCGTCGAACCACATCGACAGGATATACAAAACACTTCATAAGGGCATTGCGGCCCAGTAA
- a CDS encoding pyridoxal phosphate-dependent aminotransferase, translated as MKYDFGVHMERRGTNCEKWDLLEEEFGRKDLLALWVADMDFPAPPEVLEALHKKIDEGALGYPIAPDSLVNAVTEWQRIRHGWDVGKDAVTWAPGVVAGLAFSLMAYTKPGDGVIIQTPVYPPFYATISEAGRRVVKNPLKREEGRYVMDLEGLEKLVTPTCRTLILCSPHNPVARVWTKKELEALSELAVRKDMLIISDEIHQDLVYSDAKHISIASLSEEMASRTVTFVAPSKTFNIAGMNSSVALIPDEKLMARYVSVMNRLHLGSLSILGLTAMETAYSKCSCWLDELMAYLEGNRDFTEKFVRERLPKARMDHPEGTYVFWIDFRGYGFDSGTLMEFLVNNAKVALNNGRNFGIEGDGFARINIGTNRAMLKEALENIAGALEARS; from the coding sequence TTGAAATATGATTTTGGAGTTCATATGGAAAGACGGGGTACCAACTGCGAGAAATGGGATCTTCTGGAAGAGGAGTTCGGCAGGAAAGATCTTCTGGCGCTCTGGGTCGCAGACATGGATTTCCCGGCTCCCCCGGAAGTTTTGGAGGCTCTCCATAAAAAGATCGACGAGGGTGCGCTTGGGTACCCGATAGCTCCGGACTCACTCGTTAACGCCGTCACTGAATGGCAGAGGATCCGGCACGGATGGGATGTAGGGAAAGATGCTGTGACCTGGGCGCCGGGAGTTGTAGCCGGCCTTGCCTTTTCCCTTATGGCATACACGAAGCCCGGTGACGGGGTGATCATACAGACCCCGGTCTATCCTCCCTTCTATGCAACAATAAGCGAAGCCGGCAGAAGGGTCGTCAAAAATCCTCTAAAGCGCGAAGAGGGCCGGTATGTAATGGACCTCGAAGGACTTGAAAAGCTGGTCACCCCCACATGCAGGACGCTGATATTGTGCAGTCCCCACAACCCTGTAGCGAGGGTCTGGACTAAAAAAGAACTTGAAGCACTGTCCGAGCTGGCAGTCCGTAAAGATATGCTCATAATTTCTGACGAGATCCACCAGGACTTGGTCTACAGCGACGCGAAGCACATAAGCATAGCATCCCTTTCGGAGGAGATGGCCTCGCGCACAGTCACGTTCGTTGCTCCCAGCAAGACATTCAACATCGCGGGCATGAATTCATCGGTCGCGCTTATACCCGATGAAAAATTGATGGCCCGTTATGTATCCGTTATGAACAGACTGCACCTCGGATCACTGAGCATACTTGGGCTCACTGCGATGGAGACGGCCTATTCAAAGTGCTCCTGCTGGCTCGATGAGCTAATGGCATACCTTGAAGGGAACAGGGACTTCACAGAAAAATTTGTGAGGGAGAGACTGCCGAAGGCCAGGATGGACCACCCCGAGGGGACATACGTTTTCTGGATAGATTTCAGGGGATATGGATTCGACTCCGGGACCCTGATGGAATTTCTCGTGAACAATGCGAAAGTTGCCCTCAACAACGGAAGGAACTTTGGGATCGAGGGCGACGGATTCGCAAGGATAAACATTGGGACAAACCGAGCTATGCTCAAAGAGGCGCTCGAAAATATCGCAGGAGCGCTTGAGGCAAGGTCTTAA
- a CDS encoding fumarylacetoacetate hydrolase family protein, translating to MAKKEPPVRYCRFWVDGRTYSGKIRDNSVDIVEGDPFTGLSPIRLSYPIERVKFLPPFMPKKIWCVGRNYLGHVKELNNDVPKEPLIFMKSVSAIIGANDFIRIPEWAGRIDYEGELAVVIGKAGHNISEEDAFSHVLGYSIMNDVTARELQKSDGQWTRAKSFDTFAPFGPSVLIADEMPQEAVIRTTLNGKTVQEASFSQMIFPLPKLISHISRFATLEPGDVIASGTPQGVGPMKVGDLVEVSIDGIGSLRNICAS from the coding sequence ATGGCAAAAAAAGAGCCGCCCGTCCGTTACTGCCGATTCTGGGTGGATGGCAGGACATATTCGGGCAAGATCCGTGACAATTCTGTCGATATCGTTGAGGGAGACCCCTTTACAGGTCTTTCTCCCATAAGGCTCAGCTACCCGATAGAGAGGGTGAAGTTTCTGCCTCCTTTCATGCCTAAAAAGATCTGGTGCGTAGGCAGGAACTATCTGGGGCATGTAAAGGAGCTCAACAATGACGTGCCTAAGGAGCCCCTCATATTCATGAAATCTGTCTCAGCCATAATAGGGGCCAACGATTTTATCAGGATCCCTGAATGGGCGGGAAGGATAGACTACGAGGGCGAACTTGCGGTAGTCATAGGCAAGGCGGGACACAACATCAGTGAAGAGGATGCTTTCAGCCATGTTCTTGGTTACTCGATAATGAACGACGTGACCGCAAGAGAACTGCAGAAATCAGACGGACAGTGGACACGGGCCAAGAGTTTCGATACCTTTGCACCCTTTGGCCCCTCTGTCCTGATAGCGGACGAGATGCCTCAGGAAGCGGTGATACGCACGACCCTCAACGGCAAGACGGTACAGGAAGCCTCATTCTCACAGATGATCTTTCCCCTGCCAAAGCTGATCTCACACATCAGCAGATTTGCGACCCTTGAGCCCGGCGACGTGATCGCAAGCGGGACCCCGCAGGGTGTGGGGCCGATGAAAGTCGGAGACCTGGTCGAGGTGAGCATAGACGGCATCGGGAGCCTCAGGAACATCTGCGCCAGCTGA
- a CDS encoding radical SAM protein — MRTITTEMDFKEILSMKGRRILGINPPVEDFAFFDLWSKPAGLLYLLERMRINGNEVCLLDCIHEAAVGKRSFGREKIGCEEIEKPPVYSGIKRKYHRFGLSEERVKERLAEIPRPDAVFLTSAMTYWYGGLKWTISILKKELPEVPVILGGTYSKLCPEHAKELGADRIVTGHWIPDTPYPAMDLYDKLPYGVTMTSFGCPLSCSYCASRLLWPEYLRRSALSVLCETDYQVSLGVKDFAFYDDALLLDKEKYFYPLCRELRSRYEDDLSFHTPNGLHVREIDEECAMTLKGAGFRTIRLSLESIDPKIAGAGSGKVAREEYIKAVGHLLDAGYSRNDCETYILLGLPGQDIVSVKDTIDFVHAAGGKPKLAEFSPIPGTPSFEKAAEKLPELRNEPLLQNNSVYSSWISGNISPEELQELKDLARK, encoded by the coding sequence TTGAGAACGATCACAACTGAGATGGACTTCAAAGAGATATTATCGATGAAAGGGCGAAGGATACTGGGGATCAACCCCCCTGTTGAGGACTTCGCCTTTTTCGATCTGTGGTCAAAGCCCGCCGGTCTCCTCTATCTTCTTGAGAGGATGAGGATAAACGGCAATGAGGTATGTCTGCTCGACTGCATACATGAGGCCGCTGTCGGCAAAAGATCCTTCGGACGCGAGAAGATCGGCTGCGAGGAAATCGAAAAGCCCCCTGTGTACAGCGGTATCAAAAGAAAATACCACCGGTTCGGACTATCCGAAGAGCGTGTAAAAGAAAGACTGGCTGAGATCCCAAGGCCCGATGCAGTATTTCTCACTTCAGCCATGACTTACTGGTACGGCGGACTAAAATGGACCATTTCGATCCTTAAAAAAGAATTGCCGGAGGTCCCGGTAATACTTGGAGGCACTTATTCCAAACTCTGCCCCGAACATGCAAAGGAACTTGGAGCAGACCGCATAGTCACCGGCCACTGGATCCCGGACACTCCATACCCGGCAATGGACCTTTATGATAAGCTCCCTTACGGCGTCACGATGACGTCCTTCGGGTGTCCTCTCTCATGCAGTTACTGCGCCTCCCGCCTCCTTTGGCCAGAATATCTGAGGCGATCTGCTCTTTCCGTTCTCTGTGAGACAGATTATCAGGTCTCCCTTGGGGTCAAAGATTTCGCATTTTACGACGATGCTCTGCTGTTGGATAAGGAGAAGTATTTTTACCCCCTCTGTCGTGAACTGAGGTCAAGATATGAGGATGACCTCTCTTTCCATACTCCCAATGGGCTCCATGTAAGGGAGATAGATGAAGAGTGCGCAATGACGCTTAAGGGGGCCGGATTCAGGACCATCAGACTCTCGCTTGAAAGCATCGACCCCAAAATTGCGGGGGCGGGTTCGGGCAAGGTGGCAAGAGAGGAGTACATAAAAGCTGTGGGGCATCTTCTTGATGCAGGTTATTCACGCAATGACTGCGAGACATATATCCTTCTCGGACTTCCGGGACAGGACATTGTTTCGGTGAAGGATACCATAGACTTTGTACACGCTGCGGGGGGAAAGCCAAAATTGGCCGAATTTTCGCCGATACCAGGGACTCCCTCATTTGAAAAGGCCGCCGAAAAGTTACCTGAGCTCAGAAATGAACCGCTTCTCCAAAACAATTCCGTATACTCGTCATGGATCTCCGGGAATATCTCCCCTGAGGAACTCCAGGAACTGAAAGACCTGGCACGAAAATAA
- a CDS encoding HD domain-containing protein, producing the protein MEKRIRELFPEIEWIKDKGMQDKVVASYVDALKTGGWEPDDMDKIPFTLLIPNCPFTYLDHVKGVTRIAKKSMDEFNAIYPAKDPKFMMDNDLLVAGALLHDVGKLVEYEKNAAGETVKSTMGKNLRHPFSGTVIALRNGCPDEIGHIIANHAHEGDGTLRSPEGVMVNKADFMNFESVKSFLGMK; encoded by the coding sequence ATGGAGAAAAGAATCAGAGAGCTGTTCCCTGAAATCGAGTGGATCAAGGATAAGGGTATGCAGGACAAGGTCGTAGCTTCTTATGTCGACGCACTTAAGACAGGCGGCTGGGAACCCGATGACATGGATAAGATCCCATTCACCCTTCTTATCCCCAACTGTCCCTTTACATATCTGGATCACGTCAAAGGCGTGACCCGCATCGCAAAGAAATCAATGGACGAGTTCAATGCCATCTATCCCGCAAAGGATCCCAAGTTCATGATGGACAACGATCTTCTCGTGGCAGGGGCACTGCTCCATGACGTAGGCAAGCTCGTCGAGTACGAGAAGAACGCAGCAGGTGAAACAGTCAAATCAACAATGGGCAAGAACCTTCGCCATCCCTTCTCAGGGACCGTTATCGCGCTTCGCAACGGATGCCCCGATGAGATCGGACACATCATCGCAAACCACGCACATGAGGGCGACGGTACACTCCGCAGCCCCGAAGGCGTAATGGTAAACAAGGCCGACTTTATGAACTTTGAGAGCGTGAAGTCGTTCCTTGGAATGAAATAA
- the pepF gene encoding oligoendopeptidase F, whose amino-acid sequence MSDINDDKNIEIELGGGSLLPKRDEVPDRFKWKLEDIYPDDSKWEKDYKSVKKRLPEIAAYKGRLDGSEKIMLECFKLRDEISVTLGKLIVYANMKSHEDTGDSKYQGPVNRVSSLAVEMSAVSSFITPEILSMPEEKLREFIAEPSLKDYSFSLKELLRQKEHVLSQSEEALLAKTGDMAGTSDNVFSMLTNADMKFGSIINEKGEKVEMSEERAVSYLRSRNRSVRKSAFESLYKPYCEMKNTLGATFDGMLKASKFYAEARKYSSPLDAALDSDNIPVSVYSKLVETLESSLAPLHRYLEVRKKVLRVKELHMYDLYTPLVKDPFKAISWSEAKEMMFRALRPLGDEYLSIVKKGLESGWTDVFPNRGKRSGAYSWGSYATHPYIMMNYTNNLNDVSTLVHEMGHSMHSYYSRKKQPYPTSDYCIFTAEVASTTNEVLFLDDLIAETKDKKKRLYLLNRRLENIRTTVYRQTMFASFEREVHKRAAEGGDTTPDGLQALWYELNRKYYGPDIVIDEPLKMEWARIPHFYNPFYVYQYATGFSAATALAQLILKKGAPARDRYLEFLSMGGSDYPIELLKNAGVDMSSPKPIKEVVRVFTKTLDEMEKLL is encoded by the coding sequence ATGAGTGACATCAACGATGATAAAAACATTGAAATAGAGCTTGGAGGAGGCTCGCTGCTTCCAAAAAGAGACGAGGTGCCGGACCGTTTTAAATGGAAGCTTGAAGATATATACCCTGACGACTCCAAATGGGAAAAAGACTATAAATCTGTTAAAAAGCGCCTTCCCGAGATCGCGGCCTATAAGGGCAGACTGGATGGATCTGAGAAGATCATGCTTGAATGCTTCAAGCTCAGGGATGAAATTTCCGTGACTCTGGGCAAACTTATCGTCTACGCCAACATGAAAAGCCACGAGGATACCGGGGATTCAAAATATCAGGGGCCGGTAAACAGAGTATCGTCACTGGCCGTTGAAATGTCCGCTGTCTCAAGCTTCATTACTCCAGAGATACTTTCAATGCCGGAAGAGAAGTTAAGAGAATTTATCGCTGAGCCATCCCTCAAAGATTATTCCTTCAGCCTCAAAGAACTTCTTCGTCAGAAAGAACATGTGCTTTCACAGTCGGAGGAGGCTCTCCTTGCCAAGACAGGAGACATGGCAGGGACTTCAGACAACGTATTCTCAATGCTCACGAATGCAGACATGAAATTTGGATCAATAATAAACGAAAAGGGAGAAAAAGTTGAGATGTCCGAAGAGAGGGCCGTCTCTTACCTCCGCTCACGCAATCGCTCAGTGAGGAAATCGGCTTTTGAGTCGCTCTACAAGCCATACTGCGAAATGAAAAACACTCTCGGCGCGACTTTTGACGGAATGCTTAAAGCATCAAAGTTTTACGCCGAGGCACGAAAATATTCCTCACCCCTTGATGCCGCGCTTGACAGCGACAACATTCCTGTCTCCGTATACAGCAAGCTTGTGGAGACCCTTGAATCCAGCCTGGCACCGCTCCACAGATACCTTGAAGTGAGAAAAAAGGTGCTGAGGGTCAAAGAGCTGCATATGTACGACTTATATACTCCACTCGTGAAAGACCCTTTTAAAGCGATATCCTGGAGCGAAGCAAAAGAAATGATGTTCAGGGCTCTGAGGCCTCTGGGTGATGAATACCTTTCAATTGTCAAAAAAGGACTGGAAAGCGGCTGGACCGATGTCTTCCCCAACAGGGGCAAACGCAGCGGCGCTTACTCGTGGGGCAGTTACGCAACACATCCATACATAATGATGAACTACACAAACAACCTCAATGATGTCTCGACCCTTGTCCATGAGATGGGGCACTCCATGCACAGCTACTATTCAAGGAAGAAGCAGCCCTATCCGACTTCTGATTACTGCATCTTCACGGCAGAGGTAGCTTCGACTACAAACGAGGTCCTCTTCCTCGACGACCTGATAGCTGAGACGAAGGATAAGAAAAAACGGCTTTATCTGCTCAACCGCCGCCTTGAGAACATCAGGACCACCGTCTACAGGCAGACTATGTTCGCCTCTTTTGAACGCGAGGTGCACAAGCGCGCGGCAGAGGGCGGAGATACCACTCCGGATGGGCTTCAGGCTCTCTGGTATGAGCTTAACAGAAAATATTACGGACCGGATATCGTCATTGATGAGCCACTTAAAATGGAATGGGCAAGGATACCCCATTTTTACAATCCATTCTATGTTTATCAGTACGCGACCGGCTTCTCGGCAGCAACTGCCCTGGCGCAGCTGATACTAAAAAAGGGTGCGCCGGCAAGGGACAGATACCTTGAATTCCTCTCAATGGGAGGCTCGGACTATCCGATCGAACTTTTGAAAAATGCCGGGGTGGATATGAGCTCTCCGAAACCGATAAAAGAGGTAGTGCGGGTATTTACCAAAACCCTGGACGAAATGGAAAAGCTGCTTTAG